In one window of Dokdonia sp. PRO95 DNA:
- the dnaK gene encoding molecular chaperone DnaK — MSKIIGIDLGTTNSCVAVMEGNEPTVIPNAEGKRTTPSVIAFVEGGEIKVGDPAKRQAVTNPTKTVASIKRFMGNKFSGSAKEAERSAYNVVKGDNDTPRVDIDGRLYTPQELSAMVLQKMKKTAEDYLGQDVTRAVITVPAYFNDSQRQATKEAGEIAGLKVERIINEPTAAALAYGLDKKDTDQKIVVFDFGGGTHDVSILELGDGVFEVLSTDGDTHLGGDDVDQKIINWLAEEFKTEEDMDLRKDPMALQRLKEAAEKAKIELSSSTSTEINLPYVTATASGPKHLVRTLSRAKFEALIDDLVKRTIEPCQTALKSAGLSTGDIDEIILVGGSTRIPAVQAAVEKFFGKAPSKGVNPDEVVAVGAAIQGGVLTGDVKDVLLLDVTPLSLGIETMGNVFTKLIEANTTIPTKKSQVFSTAADNQPSVDIHVLQGERPMAADNNTIGRFQLTDIPPAQRGVPQIEVVFDIDANGIIKVSAIDKATGKSQDIRIEASSGLSEEEIAKMKAEAEANAESDAKAKETADKINEADGMIFQTEKQLTEFGDKLSDDKKKPIEDALAELKAAYETKSVDAITPALDKINEAWKVASEEMYKAQAEGAGQPGPDAQAGGDAGADTASDVEDVDFEEVK; from the coding sequence ATGAGTAAAATAATAGGAATTGACTTGGGTACTACCAACTCGTGCGTTGCTGTAATGGAAGGTAACGAGCCAACGGTAATCCCTAATGCAGAAGGTAAGAGAACTACACCATCTGTAATCGCTTTTGTAGAAGGCGGTGAGATTAAGGTAGGAGACCCTGCAAAAAGACAAGCAGTTACAAACCCAACTAAGACGGTTGCTTCTATCAAACGTTTCATGGGTAACAAATTTAGCGGTAGCGCTAAAGAAGCAGAACGTAGCGCTTACAATGTAGTAAAAGGTGATAATGACACGCCACGTGTAGATATTGATGGACGTTTATACACGCCACAAGAGCTTAGTGCAATGGTTCTTCAAAAAATGAAGAAAACTGCCGAAGATTACTTAGGACAAGACGTAACTCGCGCAGTAATTACAGTACCAGCATATTTTAATGATAGCCAGCGTCAAGCTACTAAAGAGGCAGGAGAAATTGCAGGTCTTAAAGTAGAGCGTATCATTAACGAGCCTACTGCAGCAGCACTTGCATATGGACTTGATAAGAAAGATACAGATCAAAAAATCGTTGTATTTGACTTTGGAGGAGGAACGCATGATGTTTCTATCCTTGAGTTAGGTGACGGAGTATTTGAAGTATTATCTACCGATGGTGATACTCACCTAGGAGGAGATGACGTAGATCAAAAGATAATCAACTGGCTTGCAGAAGAGTTTAAGACAGAGGAAGATATGGATCTTCGTAAAGATCCTATGGCACTCCAGAGACTTAAAGAAGCAGCAGAGAAAGCAAAAATCGAGCTTTCATCATCTACATCTACTGAGATAAACTTACCGTATGTAACAGCAACGGCTTCTGGGCCAAAGCACTTAGTACGTACATTAAGCCGTGCAAAGTTTGAGGCACTTATAGATGACCTAGTAAAAAGAACAATTGAGCCATGTCAAACAGCACTTAAATCTGCTGGATTAAGCACTGGTGATATAGATGAGATTATATTAGTAGGAGGATCTACTCGTATTCCTGCAGTACAGGCAGCGGTAGAAAAATTCTTTGGTAAAGCACCATCAAAAGGAGTAAATCCTGATGAGGTTGTGGCTGTAGGAGCTGCTATCCAAGGAGGTGTACTTACAGGAGATGTAAAAGATGTTTTACTTCTTGATGTAACTCCACTTTCATTAGGTATTGAGACAATGGGTAATGTATTTACTAAGCTTATCGAAGCAAATACAACAATCCCTACTAAGAAGTCACAAGTATTCTCTACTGCGGCAGATAATCAGCCAAGTGTTGATATCCACGTATTACAAGGAGAGCGACCAATGGCCGCAGATAACAATACCATAGGACGTTTCCAACTAACAGATATTCCACCTGCACAACGTGGAGTACCTCAAATTGAAGTTGTTTTTGATATTGATGCAAACGGAATCATCAAAGTTTCTGCAATAGATAAGGCTACTGGAAAATCTCAAGATATTCGTATCGAGGCATCTTCTGGACTATCTGAAGAAGAAATTGCAAAGATGAAAGCAGAAGCAGAAGCAAATGCAGAGTCTGATGCAAAAGCAAAAGAAACTGCAGACAAGATCAATGAAGCAGATGGAATGATTTTCCAAACGGAAAAGCAACTAACTGAATTTGGTGATAAATTATCTGATGATAAGAAAAAGCCAATTGAAGATGCACTTGCAGAGCTTAAAGCAGCTTACGAAACTAAGTCTGTAGATGCTATTACTCCAGCACTTGATAAAATCAATGAAGCATGGAAAGTAGCCTCTGAAGAAATGTACAAAGCACAAGCCGAAGGAGCTGGACAACCAGGACCTGATGCACAAGCTGGAGGAGATGCAGGCGCAGATACCGCTAGCGATGTAGAAGACGTAGACTTCGAAGAAGTTAAGTAG
- a CDS encoding TetR family transcriptional regulator C-terminal domain-containing protein encodes MATTKTPTKKTTAKKKAVTSSTIISAYMDYVLEHGEEPKTIYKFCKDLKIDESEFYQFFGSFDNLKAGIWNAFHTNTLAVLNMDSDYETYPNKEKMLSYFFTMFELLTANRSYVLYALDKHKNMLKNMSQLKELRGHLTSYASNLIEAGNDEKNYKITKNPVRLFSEGAWVQFLFLLKYWISDNSPGFEKTDVAIEKSVNAIFDIFETTPLESIIDFGKFLFKENFGSKS; translated from the coding sequence ATGGCAACTACAAAGACACCGACTAAAAAAACAACTGCCAAAAAGAAAGCAGTAACTTCTTCTACGATTATCTCTGCATATATGGATTATGTGTTAGAACACGGAGAGGAGCCAAAAACTATATATAAATTTTGCAAAGACCTAAAGATAGATGAATCCGAATTTTATCAATTCTTTGGATCTTTTGATAACTTAAAAGCGGGCATTTGGAATGCATTTCATACAAATACCTTAGCTGTCTTAAATATGGATAGTGATTATGAAACTTATCCTAACAAAGAGAAAATGCTTTCTTACTTCTTTACGATGTTTGAATTGCTTACCGCAAATAGAAGCTACGTTCTTTACGCATTAGACAAGCATAAAAATATGCTCAAAAATATGAGCCAACTCAAGGAGTTGAGAGGTCATCTAACTTCTTATGCATCTAATCTTATTGAAGCTGGAAATGACGAAAAGAATTATAAGATAACTAAAAACCCTGTTCGTTTATTTAGTGAAGGTGCGTGGGTACAATTCTTATTCTTATTGAAGTATTGGATTAGTGATAACTCTCCAGGATTTGAAAAAACAGATGTTGCTATTGAAAAATCTGTAAATGCAATATTTGACATTTTTGAAACTACACCACTAGAAAGTATTATCGATTTTGGAAAATTTCTTTTCAAAGAAAATTTTGGATCAAAATCTTAA
- a CDS encoding AarF/ABC1/UbiB kinase family protein: protein MKTIDHIPTNKLQRASRLVTTGVKVGANYAKYYGKKVVNPSLTKDQLNEDNAEDIYDGLKSLKGSALKVAQMLSMEKNIMPKAYVEKFSLSQFSVPPLSAPLVRKTFKKYLGKYPEDLFDTFAAQSVNAASIGQVHQATLNGKKLAVKIQYPGVADSISSDLALVKPIAKKMFNLQGEGKEKFFKEIEDKLLEETDYNLELAQSIAMTKDCAAIPNLTFPAYYEDLSSERILTMDWMDGEHLSEFVAHNTNQEAANKLGQALWDFYMYQMHVLKRIHADPHPGNFMVDKDHNLIAIDFGCIKHVPEDFYVPYFELAEPANINNPEIFEQKLYQLEILREDDDAETVTFFSALFHEMLSLFTQPMQQEEFDFRNSEFFDQIAVLSEKYSKDTEIRKMNGNRGSKHFLYINRTFFGLYNLMHDLKAQIKVNNFKNYIAADSVA from the coding sequence ATGAAAACTATAGACCACATACCTACTAATAAGCTGCAGCGAGCCTCTAGGCTTGTTACAACTGGTGTAAAGGTAGGAGCAAATTATGCCAAATACTATGGTAAAAAAGTGGTTAATCCTTCATTAACAAAGGATCAACTCAATGAAGACAATGCTGAGGATATTTATGATGGCTTAAAAAGCTTGAAAGGAAGTGCACTTAAAGTAGCACAGATGCTCAGTATGGAAAAAAATATTATGCCTAAGGCATATGTAGAAAAATTTTCCCTATCACAATTTTCAGTTCCCCCACTTTCTGCACCCTTAGTGCGTAAGACATTTAAAAAGTATTTAGGTAAATACCCAGAAGATCTATTTGATACGTTTGCGGCTCAAAGTGTGAATGCGGCTAGTATAGGCCAGGTTCATCAAGCGACATTAAATGGGAAAAAACTTGCTGTGAAAATCCAATATCCAGGAGTCGCAGACAGTATCAGTAGTGATCTTGCATTAGTAAAGCCTATTGCCAAAAAGATGTTTAATCTTCAAGGCGAAGGAAAAGAAAAATTCTTTAAAGAAATAGAAGATAAGCTTCTTGAGGAAACAGATTATAATCTTGAGCTTGCACAAAGTATTGCAATGACAAAAGACTGTGCAGCAATACCTAATCTTACATTTCCTGCTTATTATGAGGATCTCTCTAGTGAACGCATTCTTACAATGGACTGGATGGACGGCGAGCATCTAAGCGAGTTTGTAGCACATAACACAAATCAAGAAGCTGCAAATAAGTTAGGACAGGCTTTATGGGATTTTTATATGTATCAAATGCACGTGCTCAAACGCATACATGCAGATCCTCACCCTGGTAATTTTATGGTAGATAAGGATCATAACCTTATTGCAATAGACTTTGGATGCATAAAACATGTACCTGAAGATTTTTATGTGCCATATTTTGAACTAGCTGAACCTGCAAACATTAACAATCCTGAGATATTTGAGCAAAAGCTTTATCAACTTGAAATACTTAGAGAGGACGATGATGCAGAGACGGTAACTTTCTTTTCGGCACTTTTTCATGAGATGTTAAGTTTGTTTACGCAACCTATGCAGCAAGAGGAATTCGACTTTAGAAACAGTGAATTTTTTGATCAAATAGCAGTGCTAAGTGAGAAATATAGCAAGGATACAGAAATACGTAAAATGAATGGTAATAGAGGAAGTAAGCACTTCTTGTATATAAACAGAACATTCTTTGGACTTTATAATTTGATGCATGACCTAAAGGCACAGATTAAAGTCAATAATTTTAAAAATTATATAGCTGCAGACTCTGTGGCATAA
- a CDS encoding beta-ketoacyl-ACP synthase III, which produces MYNSKITGLGKYVPENVVTNDDLSKLMDTNDEWIQERTGIKERRHIKKGDGNSTAKMGVKAAEIAIERAGLTNKDIDMIVFATLSPDYYFPGCGVQVQHLMGMETVPALDVRNQCSGFIYALATADQFIKSGMYKNVLVIGSENHSGGLDFTTRGRSVSVIFGDGAGAAVLSREEDTNKGILSSHLHSEGEHALELSLKGPSTEQWVPELIETNPQEDIPYYPYMNGQFVFKNAVVRFSEVIMEGLQKNNLEVSDIDMLIPHQANLRISQFVQKKFKLSDDKVYNNIQKYGNTTAASIPIALTEAWENGKIKEGDTVVLAAFGSGFTWASSIIKW; this is translated from the coding sequence ATGTATAATTCTAAAATTACCGGTCTTGGTAAGTACGTTCCCGAAAACGTGGTAACAAACGATGATCTATCAAAACTGATGGATACAAATGATGAATGGATTCAAGAACGCACAGGTATAAAAGAAAGAAGACATATAAAAAAGGGTGATGGCAACTCTACTGCAAAAATGGGCGTAAAAGCTGCCGAAATAGCAATAGAACGCGCAGGCTTGACAAACAAGGATATCGACATGATTGTTTTTGCAACGCTTAGTCCAGATTATTACTTCCCTGGATGTGGTGTGCAAGTACAACACTTAATGGGTATGGAGACGGTTCCTGCACTAGATGTGCGTAATCAGTGTTCTGGATTCATCTATGCACTGGCTACAGCAGATCAGTTTATTAAATCTGGTATGTATAAAAATGTACTTGTAATAGGATCAGAAAATCATAGTGGTGGTCTTGACTTTACTACTCGTGGGCGCAGTGTTTCTGTCATATTTGGTGACGGTGCAGGTGCAGCGGTACTTTCTCGTGAAGAGGATACTAATAAAGGTATTCTTTCTTCTCACTTACATAGTGAAGGTGAGCATGCACTTGAGCTTTCTCTTAAAGGGCCAAGCACAGAGCAATGGGTTCCTGAGCTTATAGAGACTAATCCGCAAGAGGATATACCTTACTATCCTTATATGAACGGCCAGTTTGTATTTAAAAATGCCGTAGTACGCTTCTCTGAAGTAATTATGGAAGGTTTACAAAAGAATAACCTAGAGGTGTCAGATATTGACATGCTTATCCCACATCAAGCTAACTTACGTATCTCGCAGTTTGTGCAGAAAAAGTTTAAGCTGAGCGATGATAAGGTATATAACAATATCCAGAAATACGGTAACACAACCGCAGCTTCTATCCCAATTGCCCTTACCGAAGCTTGGGAAAATGGAAAAATAAAAGAAGGTGACACAGTGGTTCTAGCAGCTTTTGGAAGTGGGTTCACTTGGGCTAGCTCCATTATAAAATGGTAA